AGGCGGGTGCGGTGAGGGAGGCGAGCTGGCCGGAGAGCCAGGAGGCCTGCGCCTTGAAGGTTCCGAGCAGGCTTTCCATGTTGTTGTACATGGCCCTGAGCGTCTCGCGGCGGTTGGCCAGCCGGGTGTCCCAGCTGGCGATCTGCTTGTTCAGGTCCGACACTTCGGAGTTGCGGCCCTTGACCAGCTGCGGAACCGTCCCACTAATGGAGTCGGTCATCTTCTTCGTGGCGTCAGCAACCCGGGTGGAGATGGTGCTCAGTGCGTTCTGCGTCGCGGCCGGGTCGGCTGCCATAGCGGCGGCGAACTTGTCCGCGTTGTAGGTGAAACTGCCGTCTTTTTCGATGATGATGCCGTACTCGGCCGGGGACTTGCCGTTGATGGGGGCGACCACGGCTTCGGTCACGGCGGCGCTGACGCTGCGGATGGCGTAGTTGCCCGTGAAGATTCCGCCCTTGGCGGCAGTGGTGCCGGCAGAGCTGGAGGTGGTCGCTACCGCGGCGCTGTCCGAGATGAAGCCCAGGACGTCGTTGACGGCCTTCACCAGGTCAGCGGCCTGCTTGGAGGTCCCGGCGGTGTCGCTGGTGACCGTGATGGTGGCCGGAGTGGTGGTGACGGCTGTCGCTGTGATGGAGAGGCCGGGCAGGACTTCCTTGAACGTGTTCGTGGACGAGGTGATGGTCTGCTGCGCGGCGGTGCCGGCGTACAGGACGGCGGTGGCGTCCTGCGCGGGTTTGATGACTGCGGCGGTGGGCTGGGCGAACATGTCCGGGGCGGTCCCGGCGGTGACCTCGGCTGCGGTGCCCTGGTAGGCCTTGAAGTCCCCGGCAGCCCCTGCCGTGGTGGAGGTCAGCTGGAGACGGTAGGTGCCGTTGCCGGCGGGCACCTTCATGGCGGTCGCTCCCCCGCCGGCTGCGTTGATGGCGGTGACGACGTCGTCCAGTGAGGTCGAGGACGGGGTGATCTCGGTGGCCTTGCCGGACTTGTCCACGAGGGTCAGGTGGACCGGGTTGCCGGAGGCGTCCGTGGGCCAGGAGGTGAACGCCTCGGTGACGCCGACCTTGGTGGAGGACAGCTGGGAGACCGTCAGGTCCACCGAGCCGGGGGCGGCGCTGGTGGAGGCTGTTGCCGTGAGGGCCGGGTTGTTCGTGACCACGGTGAAGAGGTTGGTGGCACCGGGTCGGGCCATGGCCGTGGCGGAGCTGTTGAGCAGGGTGAGCCGGGTGTTGAGACCCTGCAGTGCGGCGATCATCGACTGGTTCGCGGCGGCTTTGGCCTTGAGCTGCTGCTGGGGCAGCCCTTCCACGGCGATCAGCGAATCGATGATCGCGGTGGTATTCAGGCCGCTGGCGAGCCCGTCAATCGATGTTCCCACGGTGGTTTGTTCCAATCATCCTGTTGCTTGTTCAGACGCCAGTGGCGGTCAGGCGGGTATAGGGCCCGACCTGACCGCCACCGGCAGTTACTGCTTTTCTGCGACCTTCAGCGACTAGCGCAGGAGGGACAGCACGCCCTGACCGGACTGGTTCGCCTGGGACAGCATGGCGGTGCCGGCCTGGGACAGGATGTTGTTCTTGGTGAACTTCACCATTTCCTGTGCCATGTCGGTGTCGGCGATGCGGGACTGGGCAGCCTGCAGGTTTTCACCGGAGACCTGGAGGGTCTTGGTGGCGTGCTCGAGGCGGTTCTGGGTTGCACCCAGGTCTGCGCGCTGGGCGGAGACAGCCGCGATGGCCGTGTCGATCGTGTTGATCGTGGTCTGGGCCGTGGCGTTGTCCGTCACGTCGAAGCCCGCTGCACCGGCTGCGCCGGCCAGCGTACCCACCGCAGCGTCCACGTCGCCGAGGGTCACCGTGATGGTGTCGTTGGCGGTGCCACCGGTGCCGACCTGGATGTTCAGGGTTCCGCCGGCGTTGCCGGCAGCGCCCTTGAGCAGCTCGATGCCGTTGAAGTTGGTGCTCTCGGTGAGGCGGGCCAGCTCCTTGCCGAGCGCGTCGCCTTCCTTCTTGATGGCGTCGCGGGAAGCGGCGTTGTTCGTGTCGTTCGCACCCTGGACAGCGAGGTCGCGCTGGCGCTGCAGGATCGAGTGGACCTCGGTCAGGGCGCCTTCCGTGGACTGGATGACCGAGATGCCGTCCTGGGCGTTGCGGGCTGCAACGGCAGAGCCGGACACCTGGGACTTCAGGCCCTCGGAGATGGACAGGCCTGCTGCGTCGTCAGCTGCGCGGTTGATGCGCAGGCCGCTGGAGAGCTTCTCCATCGACTTGGACACGCTGTCCTGAGTCTGGCTCAGGTTGCGGTAGGCGTTGTTTGCCATGAGGTTGTTGTTGATTGCCATGCCCATGATGAATTCCTCCGTGATTGGGTCTTCGTACTTCCAGGCCGTCCGTGGCCTTCACAAAAGAGGTCGGTTAATCGGCCGGCGCGTGTCAGCAATTTCGGAAAAAGTTTTTTGGGCAGGCAATCAGCCCCTGTTTTGTGCAGACACTGTCTGCACAAATACCGTGACTAGAAGGCTCCCGCCAGTGCGGGAACGGGGCGGCGGGTGACCCCGCCAAGGGTGTTCTCTGCAACCCTTGCCAGGAAGGCGGCCCGGCGGTTCTGGGAGATGCGCCGCTGGCCCGGGGCGTCGGCCACGGTCTCGGTGTCGTAGTGGGCCTGCATGGCGTCGCGGAGAAGCCGGATTCCCTCGCTGCGGACCTGGGAGACGGCCGAGTGGGTGGACCCCAGTTCGTCGGCCAGGTCGTTGACACTGCGTT
This genomic stretch from Pseudarthrobacter sp. BIM B-2242 harbors:
- the fliD gene encoding flagellar filament capping protein FliD, producing MEQTTVGTSIDGLASGLNTTAIIDSLIAVEGLPQQQLKAKAAANQSMIAALQGLNTRLTLLNSSATAMARPGATNLFTVVTNNPALTATASTSAAPGSVDLTVSQLSSTKVGVTEAFTSWPTDASGNPVHLTLVDKSGKATEITPSSTSLDDVVTAINAAGGGATAMKVPAGNGTYRLQLTSTTAGAAGDFKAYQGTAAEVTAGTAPDMFAQPTAAVIKPAQDATAVLYAGTAAQQTITSSTNTFKEVLPGLSITATAVTTTPATITVTSDTAGTSKQAADLVKAVNDVLGFISDSAAVATTSSSAGTTAAKGGIFTGNYAIRSVSAAVTEAVVAPINGKSPAEYGIIIEKDGSFTYNADKFAAAMAADPAATQNALSTISTRVADATKKMTDSISGTVPQLVKGRNSEVSDLNKQIASWDTRLANRRETLRAMYNNMESLLGTFKAQASWLSGQLASLTAPASNS
- a CDS encoding flagellin encodes the protein MGMAINNNLMANNAYRNLSQTQDSVSKSMEKLSSGLRINRAADDAAGLSISEGLKSQVSGSAVAARNAQDGISVIQSTEGALTEVHSILQRQRDLAVQGANDTNNAASRDAIKKEGDALGKELARLTESTNFNGIELLKGAAGNAGGTLNIQVGTGGTANDTITVTLGDVDAAVGTLAGAAGAAGFDVTDNATAQTTINTIDTAIAAVSAQRADLGATQNRLEHATKTLQVSGENLQAAQSRIADTDMAQEMVKFTKNNILSQAGTAMLSQANQSGQGVLSLLR